The Glycine max cultivar Williams 82 chromosome 17, Glycine_max_v4.0, whole genome shotgun sequence genome contains the following window.
aaaattatactatatgATGAAATGCAAATTACACGGATTACactataattttttctctttgcGAAAGTTGTGACTTGAATCAAACTTGTCAGGTTAGCCATGAGTATTTATATCTCAAAATTGTCCTcatttgttatttataattaagaaaaacctGACTTCAACCTTAAATCAAGTTGATTTTTTCCCATCAAAGGAGCTAACTCCATAAATCATTTACTATATGCAGAATGTGTTTGTTGACACTCCAAATAAAGGAAGTATGAATAGAGAAAACAGTCACGAGTCTTACTTTTATGTTTAGTCTTTCCAAGTCAAATTAGTTGTAATTTCACTGTAGATACCTATATAATCTATAAGCAATATCATATTCAGTAGCCaagttttatattatcaacCACCATATACCAACTACAAGGACAATCAACCACAATATTCACcaaaacattaaagaaaaagtAATTAGTTTGCTTTGGAAGTAGAGActgaaaaaaatagtaataaagtACAATTTCGGAAAGCTGATTTTCTAAGTTCATTAAATGAAATAGGGGTTATGCCAAGCTAGAAAGATTAGATTGGATGAGGAAAGCTTAGGGGGTTGAGTGCAAGTTTAGATTGTAATTCAGACGCCCTGAACCATAATTTGGAGACTGTAAACTATTTTTACAAATAACATGTTTAGCTAAAACACAATTAAGTCAAAATTGAGCGTAATTTTAATTCCAAACCATAATTTAAGTAACACTATCTCGTTAGGCTAAACCATAGTTTTACCAACTATAATTTAAACGCATCTAAGTAACCATCCGGATTTAAACCATTTATCTCTCTTCTTGGTcatcaaaatcttttaccaCAAGTATACGAAGGAAATACACTAATTGatcatattaaaagaaaattcttaGGTAAATTTcatctataaaaaaatctaacacactcttttaaacactcatttattaaaaatcacaaaattttgagttttactttttatttaattagtctcactcatgtttttattttctctaataaatttcaactaattatAAGGAGTAATATAATAGAGAGTGTGATGCTAAtagtctttatttatttatctatgaTATCATTGATGAGAGCCTTAAAATCATCACTTCAAGAAGAATTTTACATAACCATCTATCTCGTGAAAAATTGCGTGAATTTTTTTACAACCAAAAGTGACAAAAGCAAATGCTAAATCTAATTGCCCCATGCATCGGAActtatacaaaaattatatcacCATCAACCTTTTCCGGATTCCAGCACCACCAAATATGAAATGCAAGccttatgaattaaaatttacaaaaacaaatgcaCCCTTACTTGGCCCAAGTCCATTCTCAGCTAAACCTCTTTGTTGATTTGACCAACATGTATGTGTAATTTGCTGACATAATCTTTGTATGGAATCATTTGAGACTTCTGAGTAGGAAATCTGGAAATGATAATGCCAAAATGCTACTGTTACCCTCCATGACCGTGAGAATAAAATGATGCCAATAAATTCTACATTTGTTCCACAACTAGCAAACTGTTTCAGACAAGTTGAACCGGTGTACAAGCAAATACACACCAACTGTTCCACTACAAGCCTAAGtgaggaagaaaaacaataacaaaaaaggaTAAACATGAGAAGCAATGAAATTACAAGAGACCTGCcaattaatttatatagttACAACTGCATGGCTTCTGAAGGATGAATTCAGCAAGGCTTAATTTCAAAACCTATGCTCAGAAGCGTTCGAGCTGACTCCATTGCTTTCTCACCCCCAAGCTCCAGTGCTTCCCCAGTTAGTTCTCCTTCGGTGTCCACTGACCATTGAGTAgaaattttcttgttttgtgggGAATCGGATTTCTTCACCTGCAAACTGTTCAAGGAGGCAGGTGCTGCAGCAGCCACAAGAGGAGCACTTGGTGGCCCATGTCGTTTCTTGGGCACTGGCATGTCATGGTCATGTACACCCTTGTATGTTATGATGACGGCATCTGAATTATCTACAGCGGTCTCAATGTGCTTTCTGACCGGACATCCAGCAGAAGTGCATCTGTAGTAGTTCCTGAAAAATTCACGAGTTaatcagaagaaaagaaatagatcATAATTTCAATGgccaaactaaaaaaaacacagAAGGGGAAGTCAACATGCCATATAGAAGACGAGGAGGGGGGCAGCTGTTTGGTTACTGTTTCAGAaaacaactaattttttaaagatcAACAAACAGAAGAATAAGGTTGACTTCTTTTATTTGAAGAATTTAAATCTAGCTCCTAATATTTTGTTCCTAAGGAAAAAACCAGAACAATCCGAAGccatttttgttcaattttaaaaGAAGTGATTTGTACTGTGGTATCATTGTAAGAAATGGCAAACTTGTGGAACACAAAAAAACATGCATTTGTATTCTTTTCCTTCTCCCAACTGTGTTTCTCTTCTCCGCAAGTATGTCTGCTGACATGCTTTTTTTCCCATGGAGCAGAGCTCTCAATGGTTGGGATTTCTCCATACACCAATGGTCACTCACCCTATATTTCATGTCAGTAACTTTCAAGCATGAGGatgcacccccccccccccccccccacaacAGCCCGCAACCACCATTTCATTTACACCACCACCATAGTCTCACTGAGAAACTGCCAGCATCTAGCATCACAGTTCCAGTGGTGCAGGCATGAAGATTTTAGGAGATGAATGCCACAAAGTTATTctgcacatatttttttttaagaaatacttTAGAAATTGTTAATCCAAACAATTTTGTCAgtctattatttaaaaaaattattccaaaaGGACCTAAACAAGTTTTGAAATCAAGgagaaaaacaaattttgaaaataaattagaaaaacaatttcaaacaaGCCCTAATGGctagcaaattttattttacagaaTTGCTGCTTCATCACTTGGACATCTGTCCTTGTCATTTTGCCCAGACAAAGCAGTTCTTCTCAGCATAGCAAGAAAGCAAAAGTACTATACCACCACCTACATATCTTTGCTTTAGAAGATAAGAAATCTCATCCTCCATGTTTTGGAAGGAATGTACCGATAGTTATTCACAGTGCAAATGATGCAAACACAAACTAATTatgcaaaattcaaaaaataaaaagaattaaaaaaaaattaagaaaatatttgcaTCCAAATGGTTTTGGACAATAAAATGCACATGTATGTCCCAGTTACTGACACTTGTTGATTTTGAGCACAGAAAATCCAGTGAAAATACATTAAGCTACGTAAATAAGATGCACCAAGGAGAGAAGAATATGCATCTAAAACACAATACATAATGTCTGAAACTCCAGACCAAGTTAGGTAAGGTTCCAAGACTTGATAGGAGACACAAATAGAAACACCTAACTTCATAGACTTTGCCAATATCTCACTATAGCTGTTAATAAAATTTCCAGAATGACTGATTGGCTGTTAAAAGATATTCTTCATGGAGGGAAAATAAATCAGTATTTGGCTCTCAGTCTCATACTGACTTACTATTTACAAGTGATCAAAGGTTTGATTCCATGACAGATAGAAAAATACAGTAtcccaattttttattttgttttgcacAAACccaatcattattttttggggGGGATAAATCCACCCATGCATTTATTTTGGGAAAATCCACCTAAAAGTTAATTCTGATTGCTAATAATGTAGTCGACAGTCCACACTCAAAAGAtgtacaacaacaataaaataaaattcaactaatTTAGAATTTCTGACAATTGGTTTTACTAGGTTATATGGCAGTAGGCCTAAAAAGAACACCTGTCTTTATGTAAATGACTAacaacattcaatttcaaaataaaacttgtgCCAATGATCACAAAAGAGCTCCTCTAACATATATCAGCAAATTCAAGTTATCTTTGTTTTAGACACtatgcatttttcttttaactgtGTACACATTTTGCTGTCAACAACTTGCAACTGAACACTGAAGATAACAGCAATTCCAGTTTTCAGGTTATTAGTTATTACTCCATATTATGAGCTTTGGTTTCTTTAGCAAACAGAGAAAACCAACAGTAATATGGTAGTCTGAAATGATATTACTGATGAACAAGAGTCCGTATATATTCTCTTGAAGAAccaataaattcaattttaaataatacatGCTGCCATGATGAATGCAGCATTTCTTGGAACATAAGAAGGGATAGACAAGTCTCAGTTTAACACAATTCATCAGCCTtagatataataatttttgcaaactgtttcatttattaatttcacACTCAGTCCATGTTTGTTTTGGCTTAATTTTCCCACAAAAATAGCTTCTATCTAAAAGACCTCTAAGCAACTTTCTTATTCTGTTATTCCAAACAAAAACTAGGCTAATACAAACATGCACAGAATACAAGTGCCTTTATCCTGGGTCACTAAATACAACTATGAGTTTTTTGTTCAAGTTTAAACCTACacaataacaaattattaatgAAGCTCAGTAATTAGCACTCctacagaaaaagaaaattttaaaaagaaaatatataggggcaatatttttaaaaactagcaAAAGTTAAAAAGAAAGGGCACTAGCTAGAAATAATGTATTTGCATTGCATCATTGTCTTTGAACTGCTTACAAGCAAATAAACCAACATGCAATTTCTTATCAGATTCTACAATTTTTTAtcagtttatatttttaatctgaCACCAATTAAATCTAATTACAACTTAATTTTCACCAACAATGTATAAGGATACTAATTTGTCAAggcaaaaataagaaaaacatgttAAGTACtggacaaattaaaaaaagaaaaagaaaacagaaagtAAGCAATAAATAGGCATGCACCTGGGATGTGGATTTCCTTTCACCATTTTCTGCCCATACTTGCGCCATCGGTAACCATCAGCAGATATCCCCACATCTCCGGCTGCATGTACAACAAACTTGGATTTTTTTCCAGGTTTTACTGGAGAATCCATGTCTGTTAAGTCACCTTTCTTCATTCTGGTTATCAAATTAAAGGAAagaacattaaatattatatccTGCCACAAAATGGGTttattgtctaattttttttacataaagtaTGAGTTCATATGCAAacttgccttttttttggtaCTGGCTCATTTACATGTTCCTCTTTCAAAATAACTTTACCATTACCACTGATATTAGATGTGTTTTGTCGTTTCTTATCAGTGCTGCAGGGTGCTTCTTGTAGAGATTCTTTTGAAGAAATGGATGGATCAGCATCCTTCAGAACTTTGATAGGCTGCTCCGGAACACTGTTTTCTACAATGGGTTCACTGGAAGACAGAAACTTATTTTCCCTAATGGAATTAGTCTTCCGTGGAGGATCATGACTGTGCTCACTTTTATATACAATCTCTATCACATGACCTGAATCATCACAGCATTCAATCTTCTTAGCACAACAATCTGAATGAGTACACCTGTAATAGCTTCGAGAACCTGTAGGACTCTTCACTTGCTTCTGACCATACTTCCGCCAGTTGTATCCATCAGATGCTGATGTCCTTGCAATAGAAACAGAAGATAAGGTTTTGCGACCAGAAGGATTTTTCTTATCTACTTCTGGCACATGTGCGTTATTGACCTTTGGAGTAGATATTTTCTGTTTCGGTATGGTTGGACTAGAAACAATTGATAAAGATTGTGTAACAGAAGTTGGTGATAGATCAGACAATGGAGTTGAACACGCAGACACCTGAAGCCGATCTTCTGTCTGAGTTTGGAGTGGCTGCACTGCTCCTCTATCAATAATTTCCTTTTCAGGAGATCCAACGGTCTCCTGAGCATGCAATGATCTACTTTAGTGCAAAAGAAGCCAAAATAATGGGGATGTACAGAACATACGACTTTCTGATGCTTAATGCGAACAAAAGATGTTACTTTTTACTATCAATTTTTAAGGAAATTAGTTTTGTGCGTTGCACTTACATGTCATATTGCATAATCTAAACTGTTCATATGCATGTACATTGATACACAAACCAAAATGCAACTCTGAACCCATCATCAATGCTCCTAGGCTGAATTGGGATGGGAAGCCAAATTCCAAAAATCAAGCTTACTGGTTCTTGTCAAAGAGTCATACTAAAATTCAACTTAATTGTGAAAAAATGAGTCATCACAGACAAACTCCTGGTCCTGGGGGCTTTAATAGCATGTCAAGGATCAATTCTCCTAAAAGCTCAGAGTTGGACATAAGCTCGAGAATGGTTTATGGGCGCGCTTGATATGTGTTGAGGTATAGCACAAGAACAGCACAGTACAAGTAATCAAGAAACATAACTTTTTGTCCAGGATTATGCTTGATGGACAATGAACAtcacaaataaaataacattatttttaccaaaatatcctttttaataattatcattataaacTTATAAAATCAGAATATGCAGGATCAAAATCAGATCTCAACAACCATAGAGATTACGACACCAAATGAcagaacaaaaaaaggaagttgAAGAGATCCATCAAGCACCTTCACGATTTCAAAATCTTTTGCCTCATTTCTTCAAAGCCCCTTCTTTTTCATCATTTCACcgatctaattaattttatttccccaacatcagttttttggaCGGAATtgacacaaaattattttacaacaaaaaatttctcttttttgattttttttctattgataCCTCATGCTTAATCATCAGGCCTTCTCCACGGCACTTGGGTATTGATTAAGGCCAAGTTGTATTTATTGTcatgaaataaaatgatataaatggAACTTGAACATGTGAAAGAGACCATGCACGAATATCACTGTGTTACAATGTGGAACACAGTGTGGATTGTGAACGTGTGGGAGAGAGGGGGTAGAGAGAAGGATAATTTTGACATTTCTGTTTAGCAGCCACCGGACAAAAAGTTGTCCCGTAGTTGAgtaagttataaatttttaaacttttttccaGTCCGTTCtccaattattatttaaaacaaacatggGAAAAATGCTTTTGCGCTGTCCAGTCCTTTAAAATTTAGCGAATCAAAAGGACCCTATATCTCTACTGGTTTGTGACTGTAGACTTTTTAGTATTAAATGCACCATCAGGTAGACATTTCCTATGTACATTAGATATTAGatatcaatgttaaaatgaagtGTAAACCACAGAGATAGGAAAATTATACTAAGAATCTTGACAAACATCATGCAGGAGTTGCATAAAGCTTCAGGTCTCAATTTTGAAAGCAGTCAATTATTAGTAGCAGCATGTACCTTTGATAGGATTTTGGATTATTGCAGCCCAATCTTAGATTCTGGAaattacttcttcttcttctttttttcttttaagtttcaagcaattatattttttatgtttcaagTTCCTTCTATGGTATGCATCATCAGTATACTTTGAAGAGCAGGTCTGAACACTTTTTTAAGATGAAGCCTCAAAGCATCTACTTACACTTtttaatgagataaaaaaaagtggaatCAGGAGGCTTGAGAAGTCTTTTCCTAAAATAAGTTTCATAAATTCAAATCCCCGAGTTGGAATGATTTATTGTAAAAAGCAAGCGATCATTCTAAATCCAAATTCCAAAGTCCTAATCAGTACTCATTCAAAACTAACCTGACCATCATCATCTAGTAGACCAATAAAACAAAGaggaagatgaaagaaagaaaatagaggaatacacatacacacacttcATTCTACCTTTCAAGCAGTTCAAACTTCACAGTTATAATAAACACTAGCCacaaaaacactaaaaaaagtGCTTTAAAACAGAGATACAAAAATCTAATGAACCTATATATAGCAACTGATACATAAGAACAAGCAACCGAGCAAAACTCTTTAAACGGGTTACAGTTACACCACATACTAAAATCCCTAATCAGAGCAACAACTACTAGAAACCCTTCAAACATACGATCGCATAAAACGAGATTTAAAACctcattcaaaataattaaattaaatatcctAAGCTAAATGCTCTCTAACCTTACTTTCGGCTTTGGCACCCGAATTAAGCGCGGTAGAGCTCCCTTGCAAATCTGTTACATCAACCACACAATTcacttaaaaagaaataaatattaattttcatataaataaaaaaggacgCACACTGAAggaaataaatagttaaataccGTCAGTCGGAGACTGCGCAGCAAGGGTTTCAACCGATGAGGAAACACCACGGCCTAGGGTTTCTAAATTGGACTCCGTACGAGGCTCGTCGGAGCTCCGTAACTCGCCACGCTGCGACTCGGCGGCGGAAGGCGATTCGGCGACTCGGTCTGTTTCCTTGTTGTGTTGCGGTTTTTGGTGGGAATCGTTTCCTTTGGTGTCTGGCTCTGGGAGAGGTTGGGGGCTGCGGCGCTGGGCCATGGCGCAGAGTAGCGGAAGGAGAGAAAAGGGAAGGTTTGGAGATGCTGTGCTGTGCTGTGCTGTGCTGTGCGTTTTATGGTGTTGAAAAGAGAAACGTCTCGGGTTTCGCGAAACGCCACAGTTTGTGTGAGAGAGAGTTTGCGGGGGAGGGGTGCGTGTCTCTGACCAGCATTGACTCAGGTGCCTCTCTTTTCCCAAGAGAACAAATAGTTAAATCAATGAATGTTGGCATTTATTCAAACTAAAATACTTATTAGACCTCCACTTCTACTTTACTAACACAAATTCAATCTAGTAAAAAGGGTTACGTAGTACTTTCTTTCTAGTGtagaaatgaatttaaatttaattttttattaagaacgatgctcacattaattaattgtatttcaaaattaatcatctctaaagaaactttttttttaatcaaatctcTAAAGAAACAtacttataggaaaaaaaacagTAATTATAATTTACTTTTGAGGAAATAGGTGATGCACCAATAATGCAAaccacaaattaattatataaactatttgtttattttacactaTATGTATACCCAttaaattctttatatataataagcgAATATAATTACTCTACACTGTTAATTTGtatattgtttatttaaatatataataaaatttgaatgaaattcatttacaattttttttatatttttattcaattataaatgatcatataacatatttttactgattttataattattactttaaaatttattttttggataaattttttaataatatacactaattttataatttattatgtaatattgttatgacttttgataattttgtatttgttaatttttcaattaatactCTTGTTATACAACATTAATCAATACTGTTAAACGTTGGTCAataagaattttatt
Protein-coding sequences here:
- the WRKY24 gene encoding WRKY transcription factor 24, whose product is MAQRRSPQPLPEPDTKGNDSHQKPQHNKETDRVAESPSAAESQRGELRSSDEPRTESNLETLGRGVSSSVETLAAQSPTDDLQGSSTALNSGAKAESKETVGSPEKEIIDRGAVQPLQTQTEDRLQVSACSTPLSDLSPTSVTQSLSIVSSPTIPKQKISTPKVNNAHVPEVDKKNPSGRKTLSSVSIARTSASDGYNWRKYGQKQVKSPTGSRSYYRCTHSDCCAKKIECCDDSGHVIEIVYKSEHSHDPPRKTNSIRENKFLSSSEPIVENSVPEQPIKVLKDADPSISSKESLQEAPCSTDKKRQNTSNISGNGKVILKEEHVNEPVPKKRMKKGDLTDMDSPVKPGKKSKFVVHAAGDVGISADGYRWRKYGQKMVKGNPHPRNYYRCTSAGCPVRKHIETAVDNSDAVIITYKGVHDHDMPVPKKRHGPPSAPLVAAAAPASLNSLQVKKSDSPQNKKISTQWSVDTEGELTGEALELGGEKAMESARTLLSIGFEIKPC